The following proteins come from a genomic window of Methanocella conradii HZ254:
- the phoU gene encoding phosphate signaling complex protein PhoU translates to MAAQDERIESLRADVLEAMRLVRRSLEESVRSLDDRDVDLANEVLKRERQVNELEARVDNACLEMLGEGVEGGRLRMIAATFKLITDVERIGDYCVAIAGVTLAVANKPLTATSLDIEKMAGRALHMLDSCIAAYIEKSSIDIEGIFREDGEIDRLYEEVFISSISSVLGEPKLITNVMYMTVAARALERIGDHITNIAEDISYMETGRLVRRDEAVYVPAFP, encoded by the coding sequence ATGGCTGCGCAGGATGAGAGGATAGAGTCCTTAAGGGCCGATGTCCTTGAGGCCATGAGGCTGGTGAGGAGGTCCCTTGAGGAATCGGTGAGGTCGCTCGACGACAGGGACGTGGACCTGGCAAACGAGGTGCTAAAAAGGGAGAGGCAGGTCAATGAGCTGGAGGCAAGGGTGGATAACGCCTGCCTGGAGATGCTCGGAGAGGGCGTTGAGGGCGGAAGGCTCAGGATGATAGCGGCCACGTTTAAGCTTATCACTGATGTGGAGAGGATAGGGGACTATTGCGTGGCAATCGCGGGGGTGACGCTGGCCGTTGCCAACAAGCCCCTGACCGCTACATCCCTTGATATCGAGAAAATGGCCGGCAGGGCTCTCCATATGCTCGACTCCTGCATAGCGGCATACATAGAAAAGTCGTCAATTGACATAGAGGGCATCTTTAGGGAGGACGGGGAAATAGACCGCCTCTACGAGGAGGTCTTCATCAGCTCGATATCGTCCGTGCTAGGCGAGCCGAAGCTTATAACGAATGTCATGTACATGACCGTTGCCGCAAGAGCGCTTGAGAGGATTGGCGATCACATCACCAACATAGCCGAGGACATATCCTACATGGAGACAGGCAGGCTCGTCCGCCGCGACGAGGCAGTCTACGTTCCGGCGTTCCCTTGA
- a CDS encoding HAD family hydrolase → MKIKAVISDIYTTLIDVRTDEEDKDVYRRLASYLKYHGVYLSADELKWFFFEKKALQKKQSKEPYPEADYRRLWYDILRENQYAYSGPDIDKSSIVPDIAKLHRALTVERIRLYRGVYETLAGLKPRYRLGIVSDSQVDHAYPELRMLGIHDFFDAIVVSAEFGFRKPDVRLFSECLRRLGARPEESVYVGNDTMRDIKGAKDAGMVGVLIMTKHGKKDRDIVAPDFTIEYIGQLNEVLGELEKR, encoded by the coding sequence ATGAAGATAAAGGCCGTCATCTCGGACATCTATACAACCCTGATAGACGTCAGGACCGACGAGGAGGATAAGGATGTCTATCGCCGGCTCGCATCATACCTGAAATACCATGGGGTCTACCTCTCCGCTGACGAGCTTAAGTGGTTCTTTTTCGAGAAGAAGGCGCTCCAGAAAAAGCAGAGCAAGGAGCCCTACCCTGAGGCCGACTATCGTCGGCTGTGGTATGACATACTGAGGGAGAACCAGTACGCCTACTCGGGCCCGGATATCGATAAATCGAGCATCGTGCCGGACATAGCCAAGCTCCACAGGGCCCTTACCGTGGAGAGGATAAGGCTCTACAGGGGCGTCTATGAGACGCTGGCGGGCCTGAAGCCCAGGTACAGGCTTGGCATAGTATCCGATTCCCAGGTAGACCACGCATACCCCGAGCTGAGGATGCTGGGCATCCACGATTTTTTCGACGCAATCGTCGTGTCAGCCGAGTTCGGGTTCAGGAAGCCCGACGTGCGGCTCTTCAGCGAATGCCTGAGGAGGCTCGGGGCAAGGCCCGAGGAATCGGTCTACGTGGGCAACGATACCATGAGGGACATAAAGGGTGCGAAGGACGCGGGCATGGTGGGCGTGCTCATCATGACTAAGCATGGGAAAAAGGATAGGGACATAGTCGCCCCGGACTTTACAATCGAATACATCGGCCAGCTAAACGAAGTATTGGGGGAACTTGAAAAGCGATGA
- a CDS encoding phosphotransferase family protein, which produces MTRIKGDISKRSRLYKFLKERELWKATGIASHPELYVTRLGGSHEVYLVYDGRSHKKFILKSFLDDGHEKASRYMEKEYERLKQADRLINHHSWVHVARPLYKSRDGGFFVEQYAHGTVLGHYMKEAMSRWKDGALYEKLTMLAGFLALLHKSSKKPWRVDPSSIEGEVARHACQASREGAMTPGELHAMKHLIEKACFYGFFGDEKRSLVHGDVNPSNFLYNSGRLYVIDMERAAYKDPAYDLGTMAGELFHYAMYYSGDPYSADPFIGHLYWTYAGNFRDQLGTFIRLTKRNPLYMANSLLRIARQPYFSQPYKRRLAFHAKECLKSLKRFKR; this is translated from the coding sequence ATGACCAGGATAAAGGGCGACATAAGCAAGCGCTCCAGGCTTTATAAGTTCTTAAAGGAACGCGAGCTGTGGAAGGCCACCGGCATCGCCAGCCATCCCGAGCTTTACGTGACCAGGCTGGGAGGATCCCACGAAGTATACCTCGTGTACGATGGCAGGAGCCATAAGAAGTTCATATTGAAATCGTTCCTGGATGATGGCCATGAAAAAGCGTCCAGGTATATGGAAAAAGAGTATGAGCGCCTGAAGCAGGCCGATAGGCTGATAAACCATCATTCCTGGGTTCACGTCGCCAGGCCTCTCTATAAAAGCAGGGATGGGGGCTTTTTTGTGGAGCAATACGCGCATGGAACGGTGCTTGGCCATTACATGAAGGAGGCGATGTCACGCTGGAAAGATGGGGCGCTATACGAAAAGCTGACCATGCTCGCTGGCTTTCTCGCATTATTGCATAAAAGCTCTAAGAAGCCGTGGAGGGTCGACCCTTCGAGCATTGAAGGCGAGGTGGCCAGGCACGCCTGCCAGGCGAGCCGTGAGGGGGCCATGACGCCCGGCGAGCTTCATGCGATGAAGCACCTCATTGAGAAGGCGTGCTTCTACGGTTTCTTTGGTGATGAAAAGAGGTCGCTGGTACACGGCGACGTTAACCCCTCAAATTTTTTGTATAATAGCGGCCGGCTATACGTCATAGACATGGAGCGGGCGGCCTACAAGGACCCGGCATATGACCTTGGCACGATGGCCGGCGAGCTATTCCACTACGCCATGTACTATAGCGGAGACCCGTATAGCGCAGACCCTTTCATAGGTCACCTATACTGGACATACGCGGGCAATTTTAGAGACCAGCTAGGCACGTTCATCCGCCTGACCAAGCGCAATCCTTTGTATATGGCCAACTCGCTGCTTCGCATCGCCCGGCAGCCTTACTTTAGCCAGCCCTATAAGCGAAGGCTCGCCTTTCACGCTAAAGAATGCCTTAAAAGCCTAAAACGATTCAAAAGGTAA
- a CDS encoding PspA/IM30 family protein, producing the protein MAGLLGRLTATIKAKLSRLLDTFEDPRETLDYSYKRQLELQADVKKGIASVITARKRLELQKSKLEAGIQRLNEQAREAVAAGRDDLASIALQRKMDMMAQVDSLTAQIEDLKRQEDKLADTARKLDAKIELFRAEKETIKAQYTAAEAKVKITEATTGIGEEMADVGYAVQRARDKTEEMQARSEALDTMVEQGTIEDVLGNKDLVEKELTKIKNEAAVKRELETLKQEVGR; encoded by the coding sequence ATGGCAGGACTGTTAGGCAGGCTCACAGCCACCATCAAGGCGAAGCTGAGCAGGCTCCTCGACACGTTCGAGGATCCGAGGGAGACGCTCGACTATTCATATAAGAGGCAGCTTGAATTGCAGGCCGACGTCAAGAAGGGCATAGCCAGCGTCATAACGGCCAGGAAGAGGCTGGAGCTTCAGAAGAGCAAGCTGGAGGCGGGCATACAGAGGCTCAACGAGCAGGCCCGCGAGGCGGTAGCTGCTGGGAGGGACGACCTGGCCTCGATAGCGCTGCAGAGGAAGATGGACATGATGGCGCAGGTTGACAGCCTGACGGCGCAGATAGAGGACTTGAAGAGGCAGGAGGATAAGCTGGCCGATACCGCACGAAAGCTTGACGCGAAGATCGAGCTTTTCCGCGCCGAGAAGGAGACGATTAAGGCGCAGTATACTGCTGCCGAGGCGAAGGTGAAGATAACCGAGGCGACGACGGGCATCGGAGAGGAGATGGCCGACGTGGGCTATGCCGTCCAGAGGGCGAGGGATAAGACCGAGGAGATGCAGGCCCGCAGCGAGGCGCTCGACACCATGGTGGAGCAGGGCACCATCGAAGACGTGCTCGGGAATAAGGACCTCGTAGAAAAAGAATTAACCAAGATTAAGAATGAGGCCGCGGTGAAGAGGGAGCTGGAGACTCTGAAGCAGGAGGTTGGGCGATGA
- the pspAA gene encoding PspA-associated protein PspAA: MIIRIMNENQYIVPSLYYDDINRLDNEIVKLIAKGDREGFKEKYGELIALVRKNGVPMDVKTLKESDLIIPPADLTFEEAQKIFTGEGLIPG, encoded by the coding sequence ATGATTATACGTATCATGAACGAGAACCAGTACATAGTGCCGTCTTTGTATTACGATGACATCAACAGGCTTGATAACGAGATAGTGAAGCTCATCGCGAAGGGGGACCGGGAGGGCTTTAAGGAGAAATATGGGGAGCTTATCGCGCTGGTCCGGAAAAATGGGGTGCCCATGGACGTTAAGACCCTGAAGGAGTCGGATCTCATCATACCGCCCGCCGACCTCACCTTTGAGGAGGCACAAAAAATATTTACAGGGGAGGGGCTCATCCCCGGCTAG